In Rubrivirga marina, the following are encoded in one genomic region:
- a CDS encoding FadR/GntR family transcriptional regulator — MSGTRFKSVGKPELLSQTVETAIEEAIRSGDLAEGEKLPSEMELCSQFGVSRTAMREALRMLSARGLLRIEKGRGTFVRRLSADSVVTPMELYLHMHSGTDHALHVVGARQLIEPPIAAAAALHHTEEDAEKLRANMAELAGATDDREALTRLDMAFHLLIAEAAHNPVLPLFVRPIQMLMPAIKADVYEVVGDAHSAAVHWHTKVLDAILGRDAEAAETAMKQHLEIAREHVESALGRRVQAA, encoded by the coding sequence ATGTCTGGGACACGATTCAAGTCAGTAGGGAAGCCGGAACTGCTGAGCCAGACCGTCGAGACCGCCATCGAGGAGGCGATCCGGTCGGGCGATCTCGCGGAGGGCGAGAAGCTGCCGTCGGAGATGGAGCTGTGCTCGCAGTTCGGTGTGAGCCGGACGGCCATGCGTGAGGCGCTCCGGATGCTCTCGGCGCGGGGCCTCCTCCGCATCGAGAAGGGGCGGGGGACGTTCGTCCGCCGGCTCTCGGCCGACTCAGTGGTCACGCCGATGGAGCTCTACCTCCACATGCACAGCGGGACCGACCACGCGCTCCACGTCGTCGGGGCCCGCCAGCTGATCGAGCCGCCCATCGCGGCGGCCGCCGCCCTCCACCACACGGAGGAGGACGCGGAGAAGCTCCGCGCGAACATGGCCGAGCTCGCCGGCGCGACGGACGACCGCGAGGCCCTCACCCGCCTCGACATGGCGTTCCACCTCCTGATCGCGGAGGCGGCACACAACCCCGTGCTCCCCTTGTTCGTCCGGCCGATCCAGATGCTCATGCCGGCGATCAAGGCGGACGTGTACGAGGTTGTCGGCGACGCCCACTCCGCCGCCGTCCACTGGCACACGAAGGTCCTCGACGCGATCCTCGGCCGGGACGCTGAGGCGGCAGAAACGGCAATGAAGCAACACCTCGAGATCGCCCGGGAGCACGTGGAGTCGGCGTTGGGGCGGCGCGTACAGGCCGCCTGA